GGTTGATCTTTGGGAAGCTTTGAACGTGCCTGTGTTTCAGGTGATTTTTAGTGGTGGGCTTAAGAAAACTTGGGCGAATGGTACACAGGGACTAAATCCTCGCGATATGGCGATGAATGTGGTGTTGCCTGAAGTTGATGGCAGGATTATTACAAGGGCAGTTTCCTTTAAAGCGATGCAGGGACAGAATCTCGCTTTGCAAACGGAGGTGTTGACCTATGAACCTGTGCGATCGCGAATTAATTTTGTGGCTGATCTGGCGGCGAAATGGATAAAACTAAAGCACACGGATGTAGGCGATCGCAAAATTGCGCTGATTCTTGCTAATTATCCTAATCGTGATGGCAGGTTAGCCAATGGAGTTGGTTTAGATACTCCTGCCAGTTGTTTAGAGATTCTCAAAGCTTTGCGAAGCTCAGGCTATGGCGTTGGTGAGATTCCTGAAACTAGCGATGAATTGATGAAGTTACTAACTACAGGTGTAACCAACGATCGCGAATCCTTTGGAATGCGTCAGATTAATCAATCTTTAGCGTTAGAAGATTATCAAAACTATTTTCAGAATTTGCCTGAGCCTGTGCAAAATGGAATTCAGTCAAGATGGAATCAGCCGAAATGTGAGAAAGAATTTGCGATCGCTGGTATGCAGTTTGGCAATATTTTTGTCGGTATTCAGCCATCTCGTGGCTATGACCTTGATCCGACACTCAATTACCATGCGCCAGATTTAGAGCCAACCCATGACTATATGGCTTTCTATCATTGGGTGCGCGACAAGTTTAACGCCCATGCGATCGCCCACATCGGCAAACATGGCAATCTCGAATGGCTCCCCGGAAAAAGCGTGGCACTATCAGAAAATTGCTATCCTGAAGCCGCCTTTGGTGCGATGCCCCATTTCTATCCCTTTATTGTCAATGACCCTGGGGAAGGTTCTCAAGCAAAAAGGCGATCGCAAGCGGTAATTCTCGATCACCTCACGCCGCCGATGACTCGCGCTGAGCTATACGGTGGCTTGCAGCAATTAGAAGGCTTAATCGATGAATATTACGAAGCGGAAACCCTTGATCCTGCGAGATTGCCAATGGTGCGATCGCGATTAACTGAGTTAATCAAGCAAGAAAATCTACATCAAGATTTAGGAATTTCCCTAGACCGTTTAGAAGATTCTCTTAATACGATTCTCACGACCGCCGATGGTTATCTCTGCGAAATTAAGGAGGCTCAAATCCGTGATGGGTTGCATATTTTTGGGCTATGTCCAGAAGGGCGACAGTTACGGGATTTGGTAGTAGCGATCGCCCGAAATCCTACGGCTAATCGGATGGGTCTGACTAGGGCGATCGCGCAGGATTGGGGTTTAGATTTTGATCCTTTAACAGCGGATTTAGGGGAATTACTTGAGCCAAAATCACATCCACGTTTAGTGAATTGTCGGATTATTGGCGATGCAGTTGAAGTTATAGAGGAGTATGCTGCGGAGTTGGTGGCACAGATTTCTGAAGAGATCCCCCCTACCCCCCTTGCAAAGGGGGGCAAGATTGCAATTGAAGAAATCTATATTAGTAGCAAAAGGTCTGAAGTCCCCCTTTATAAGGGGGATTTAGGGGGATCTAGTGGAGATTTTAAAATGGCAAAGATTCCCCTTGTCCAAGTGGGTAAGATTGCGGCAGAACTAACATGGATTCGCGATCGCCTCTTACCCTCTCTCTACAAAACCAATCAAGAAATCACTAATCTATTGCGTGGGTTAAATGGCGAATATGTCCCCAGTGGTGCTTCGGGTGCGCCGACTAGAGGTAGACCAGAGGTGTTACCTACTGGACGGAATTTCTATTCGGTGGATATTCGGGCTGTGCCGACGGAAACTGCTTGGGATATTGGGCGCAAGGCTGCGGATGTGTTGATCGAAACCTATACTCAAGAACATGGCGAATATCCGCAAACCTTGGGGCTATCGATTTGGGGAACTTCGACAATGCGAACGGGAGGTGATGATCTTGCTGAAGCTCTTGCTTTATTGGGTGTCCAACCTGTTTGGGATGGCGTATCGCGCCGCGTGGTGGATTTTGAGATTTTGCCCTTATCAATCTTAGGTCGTCCCCGTGTTGACGTAACTTTGAGAATCTCAGGATTCTTTAGAGATGCATTCCCAAATCTCATCGATTTATTTGATAGTGCAGTGAATGCTGTCGCTAATCTCAATGAACCTGCGGATCAAAATCCCTTAGCGGCAAAAGTTCAAGCAGAATCTGCACAATGGCAAAGAGAAGGATTGACAACTGTACAGGCAGAAGAGCGATCGCGTTATCGAGTGTTCGGCTCCAAGCCGAGTGCCTATGGTGCGGGTTTGCAAGGTTTAATCGAGTCACAAAACTGGGAAAGTGAGCAAGATTTAGCGCGAGCCTATATCAATTGGAGTGCCTACGCCTACACCAGTAAATCCGAGGGTAAATCCGCTCCTGAAGCCTTTAATCAACGGCTCAGTAACATGCAAATCGTACTGCAAAATCAGGATAATCGCGAGCATGATATTCTCGATTCTGATGATTATTATCAGTTTCAGGGTGGGATGACTGCCGCAATCAAATCCATATCGGGCAATGCTCCAGAGGTGTATTTTGGCGATAACTCACGGATGGCGCAGCCCAAGGTTCGTAAATTGAGTGAAGAGATTGCGCGGGTTTATCGATCGCGTGTTGTTAATCCCAAATGGATCGCAGGTGCAATGCGTCACGGCTATAAAGGAGCTTTTGAGATGTCGGCAACTCTTGATTATCTATTTGCCTATGATGCTACGACTAACTGCGTTTCCGACTTCATGTATGAGGGGGTTGCGGAGGCATATATTTTTAATCCTGAAGTTCAGAATTTTATTAAATCTAGCAATCCTTGGGCATTGCGAGATATGTCGGAACGTTTGCTAGAAGCGAATCAACGCGGGATGTGGCAAGATGTGAGTGCGGATATGTTGGATCGCTTAAAGGCGATCGCTAATGATGCTGAAGGTGCGATCGAATCGCAAACATAAATGCCTCTATAGCAATCCTAAATGGGTTGTGAGAGTGCGCCCCTTCGGGGCGCACTCTCACAACCCATTTAGGATTGCTATTTGGCTGCACCAATACAAGTAGCGGCGCTACTTGTATTTTGGGTTTTATGTCCTAAACAAATCTTTGATTGCCATATATCTTAAAAACCTGTGAAATTGAGGTTAAAATAAAGCCCATTTTCTTGGGCAGTATTCCGACTATTTGGCACAGAAATCAAAGGAATACCATAGTCGAGTCGGACATCTAAAGTATTCCCAATCCGCCAACGCAGACCCAAACCAGTACCTAATAATGTATTGGAACTAGAGTTAGCTCCTCCAGAACTTGTCCATACGGCGGCAGCATCAATAAATGGCACAAGCTGCAATAAACCTTCCCATTCAGGAACACGCAAGATTGGCACTCGCATCTCTGCGGATAGATTTAGTCCATTATCGCCAAGCAGTACATCTTGACGATAGCCGCGTAGGGTATCCTGTCCACCAAAGCCAATTTGCTCTGAAGGTAGTAGGGCGCGATCGCCAAATTGCAGATCACCTCGTAGTAACAGAAAAGTATCAGGTGCTAGTAGATTTACATACTGCGACTGTCCACGCCATGAAACAAAGCGACTATCAGGAAAGGTAGTATTCAAATTAGAACCTAATACGCCACCTAGTCCTAGACTAAACTGCGATCGCAAAGAAATTACTGACTGACTAGAGCGCTGTGTAAATTCTTGAAAGGCGCGTAAAACCGTAGTTTTAGTTACGCCATTATCATCTGCTCCTGCGGACAAAGGAAATGGAATCTTTAACAAACTAGTTAAACTTTCGCGATAGGAAGCCGTGAAACCGATTGCTATTTCTTGACTAGGGGTTTGCTCAATGGGTTGACGAAAAGTCAGGTCATAGGATGTGGAATTCGCATAGATATCCAATATATTAAAAGGCTTTTCCAGAACGTTACTATTACCATTATTAAACGCAAAAGCGATCGAGCCATTGTAGGGATTGATCGGTAGCATATAGCTAAGATCATAGGAATTACTTCCATCGGTATTACTATAGGCAATATTCAGTGTATCGCCCAATCCCGTTAAATTCGCTTCACTAATTTGAACCTTGCGACGCAATGAACCAACGCTAGGAGCGCGATTGTTATCCAGAGATAGTTGCACTTCTAAAGATTTTGCTTCTTTAAGCCGCACTTCCAGAATGTTCTGTCCAGCGCGTGTTCCTGCTGATAGCTCTGCGGATATGCTGGCAATTAAGGGATTGATTTGGAGAACTTGGAGGGCTTGAATCAAGCGATCGCGGTTTAGGGGTGCGCCTGTCGCAATATTCATCCGCGATCGCACATAATCTGGACTTAACCGTTCAACTCCAGTTACTTTTATATCTTCCAGCCCTCCTTCAATTACCTGAATCTGCACCACCCCATTCTGTAAGTTTTGGGTAGGAATAAAGGCTCCTGACGTTATATACCCTCGGCTTATATATAGATCTGTAACCTGCGATCGCGCTTTCAGCAGTTCTGAAAAAGTGATTGGTCGCTTAGTAAAAGGACTCAGAATCTGATCAATTTCTGCTTTCGTAAATACGGTGCTGCCTAAAACCTCAAATCGATTGACTGTAATCGTTCCAGTTACAGGCACTTCTTTTTGAGGCGTGACAGGCTCGCGTGAAGGGTTTAGCAACTCATCGGGGGATGGGAGCGGTGCTGGGGTCTGGGTTGGTAATTGTGGCGAAGGCGATCGCAGAGTGGGCGTAATGATTTGTGGTGTTAAGGAGTTAGCTCGATCTGTTTGAGCCAATATGGGCAATGTAAACGCGACAAAGCTAGTTAAGCCTAGCCCTGTATAAACCATTGCCCTAAAAATTATTGATTTTTTTGTGAAAGTTTTTTTCTGTTCGCTTAACCATCCATGAAGTTCCAGCATAACAACAAGCACCTACATGACTGCAATAGTGGATTGGTTGGACAGCAATTTACTAGGCTTTGGTCATTTGATCAAGTATTTGAGTAGACAAGGGGCTTAAAGCCCCTTGTCTACTCAAATACTTGACACACCATGCAAATTTTCACCCCCCTCAGTCCCCCTTTCAAGGGGGGAAGCCTAAGTTCTCCCCCTTGAAAGGGGGAGTTAGAGGGGGTTCTAGAATTTGGTGCATCAAGTATATCAACGTCTTGTTAAAACCCAAGAAACCTTTAAAAGTTTTGCAAAGCAAAACTTTTAAAGGTTTCTTGGGTCAGGTTTTAGCGCAAAGCGCTTAATTAATTTGGCGGGTCATCAAATTCGCAAGATTAGCTAAAGCCTTGAAACCGCGTTTCATTTTTTGCTTACGTTGAATCTTGCGAAGAATATTGACCACAGCCTCAAGATCATGGTCATCATCTGGAGGTTTTTTGGCGCGGATCTGCTTGAAGGGTAAAATAATCCCGAAATGAACAGCAGCATTGCAAAAAGCATTGAGCATAGCCCGTTCAGGCGCATGAACTCCGATTGTAGAAGATCCCACCTGAATTAAACAGCCCTTATCGCTACCAGTTGCCTCACGGGTAATGTCACCCACGGTTAGTAAACAACGCATTGTAATGTAGTCCGACACTGCTACAGGCGAGGAAAAGCTAACCTGCCATTTATCTTTATGTGCATCCAGACGTGAACAAAGCATTTGCCAAACCGCAAAGAACTCGGAGGAAGCATTTTTGCCGACAATATTCTCAGATATACCAAAGGAACGAGCCTTAGAAGCTGACAAAGATAGGATCGGAGCAGAAGAATCAGGAAAGCGAGCCATAGACAAGACCAAAAACTCTTTGATTAATGTACGTTAATCAAAGCTAAATGTCATCTCTGATTTATAGCTAAAATCTTGCTTTAAATTGTTTAATCAATATTTTTACTGCTTTTTTCTAGCTCTGTATCTCAATAGCTTAGATTCTTACTACAAAGCATGAATTACGTTAGTGACTACTCCCCAAATATGTAATTCCACATTTTCGTCAATTTCAATGGGCTGAAAACTAGGGTTTTCGGGCATCAACCATAATTTATTGCGATGCTTACGCAAGCGTTTCACGGTTAATTCTCCATTGACGACAGCAATGACCACCTTGCCGCTAATCGGCTCTAGGGCGCGATCGACTACCAGTAAGTCACGCGGATGAATACCTGCATCTTGCATCGAATCCCCAACAACGCGCACTAAAAACGTAGATTCGGGATGTTTAACAAGATGGTGATTGAGATCAATTTTGCCTTCGATATAATCCTCCGTGGGGGCAGGAAATCCTGCGGCAACGGGATTGAGATAGAGTGGCACGCGGCATTTAATATTATTATTGTCCGTCTTAAAGATAGATGAGACAATAGTTGATGGTTCTACCTGTTGAGGATCTCTGGCGAGAGCTTCTAAAATTTCATCAGCAAGGCTGACGGGTAAGCGAACGGCTTTAGTTGTTTCGTTATATTTGCCAGTACCCACAGGACGACCTGCTCCCTGACGTTTTCCACCTCGTGGCATAGTATTTCTCCCAAATTTATTTGCATTTGTCACTGCGATCGCTACAGTTTCATGAATATTGTACGCTAATCATATAATTTAACTATCTAAAAATGACAGATATTATAGCTATCGCCAATCTTATTACAGCAATTACCGATCAAACAAACCCCAAGAAGCGCTGCCACTCGCTTCTTGGGGTTTGATTTGTCCTAATAATGACGACAGCTATAAGTGCTTTTCTAAAACAAATTACTAAAATCTCGCAAAAATCTCGCGATATATCCTTGAGGAGCAATGGAGATTAACTGATGCTCCTTGATATAGAAATATGTGCCAAAAACTAACCCAAGCACAATGAAAATACTGGAAAAAATCACGCGAATCCATCGAATAGTATTCATAAAGTTTAGTGTGTAATCTGGTGGATGATTAAAGCGCTCCCCATAGTCAAGACAAAAAAGTATAAAAGTTAAGACAAAAAGTTAATCACTCGACCATTGTCTCGGACTTTGAGCACTAAACAGTCCAGAAATACGATCGGATAAACGGCATCAAGGGGACGGTAGGGCGCATTGCTTTACTTCATCAATTACCTCATCAGTGACATTGGAAATGAGGGTTGGTGATACCTCGACACCATACATTTCTTGCAACTGGATATCCCTGACACTCAGACCTCGCGCATACAGGGCAATTATCTTCTCATCTAGTCCTGACAAGTGGCTTTGTCCTTTCTTCACCAGGTATGGTTCAAACTCCCCTTGCCGATCGCGAGGGACAGCGATTTCAGCTACGCCGAAGTCGAGTGGCTATATCATTTTCTATCGAGTGAACGAGAACTTAATAGAGATTCTCTGAGTGGTAAGTGGATATAGAGATTTAGCTTCTTTATTCATAGGAAGTAATGGTATAGATTAGCGATCGCCATATCAGACGATGGTTTAACTAGGGCTTGCTGAAAAAGCTTTATGTTCAGGAATCATAGTGTTTCAGCAAAAAGTCATATTAAAATATTTTTTGTAAGTAGGCTATCATAATAGGCTGGGAGATATATTGGTTTATCTTAATGAGTGTCGAAAACTTGCTGAATGATGAGTATATTAGCCGTAAAGCTGAAGAATTTACTAATAACCTAAGGCAATCTGTCGCAAAAGCTCATAACGAAGAAGATATTAAAATTGCAGCAGAATCACAAATTCGGCAGTTAGCCAAAGAAGCCAACTTAGAACTAGAAGCGAAATATGAATTTACAGTTGCCAAGGGAAGAATTGATTCCGCCTATGATCGCGTATTTATAGAGTATAAAAATCCTAAAAGTAGCGATCGCCTTTCTGCAAACCCAAATGACAAGGGTAATAAAAAAGTTGTTGAACAAATAAAAAGTCGCTTTGCAGGACTGAAAGAAGATTTAGGACATCCACCAGAATCATTGTTTGGGGTTGGTTGTGACGGTAACTACTTTATTTTCGTTCGCTATCGTAACCAGCAATGGGATGTCCAAGATCCAGTAGAAGTTAATAAATATACATCCGAAAGATTTCTTAGGGTTCTATTTAACTTAGGCATATCAGGTAAGCCTTTTGTGCCTGAATATTTAGCCCAAGATTTTGGTTCTGAGGGAACAGTTGCTCAATCTGGTATTAAAACCCTTTATGAAACGATCTGCAATACGGACAATCCAAAAGCACAAACATTTTTTCAACAGTGGAAAATTCTCTTTGGACAAGTTTGTGGATATGATGTCAATATTCCATCTGAAAAAATAATTCAACTAGGAGAGTTTTATGGGATTGAGGGTGATCATAATACTTTAAAAGCACCTGAGCTACTATTTTCTGTCCATAGTTACTATGCCCTATTCATTAAGCTATTGGCGGCTGAAATTGTTTCTCTTTCTCAAAGTTTTACGACTTCTCCTCATAAAAAGATGTTGAGGGCAGCAACATCTAAAAAATTAAAACAAGAGTTAGAAGATTTAGAATCTGGCAGTATCTTTAAGAAACTAAATATTGTCAACTTTTTAGAAGGAGATTTATTTGCTTGGTATTTATGGGCATGGAATGAGCCTATTGAAGAGCTAATTAGGGAAATGGTTCGTAAATTAGACGAGTACAATCCTGCTACGCTTTCGGAAGAACCTGCAAAAAGTCGTGACTTACTCAAGAAACTATATCAACAGCTTTTCCCTAAATCTCTGCGTCATGATCTTGGTGAATATTACACCCCAGATTGGTTAGCAGAACATACGCTTAACCGTTTAGAGTACGATGGCAATCCTGACCAAAGATTGCTCGATCCTTCGTGTGGTTCAGGAACTTTTTTGGTAATGACCATTGCTAAAATTCGGCATTTTTATGAAGAGCATCGAGAAGATTGTAATTTTGAAGAAGAAGAACTATGTCAGAAGATTCTCAATAATGTCATTGGATTTGATCTTAATCCACTCGCAGTAATGGCAGCTAGAACTAATTATTTAGTTGCCATTCGTGATTTAATTCGTTATGTAGATAGAATTGAGATTCCTATATATTTATGTGACTCGATAATGACTCCTTCTGAGTATGGTAGTGGTCGTCTTTTGACAGAGACAGGCTTAGCTGTAGATCAGATCGGCTCTACTAAAGAGCTAAAAACTGCGGTTGCTAATTTCTATGTTCCCACTGAAATTACTACTAGTTGTGAATTGGTGAGTAAATACGCTCAAGCCTTAGAAGATTGCGTTAAAAATGGCAATTCTCAAGCTGAATTTATTGAATACTGCCAAGATGAAGGGCTTCCTATACAAGCCCAACATGTCCATGAAGGACTATATAGAGAAATGGTCAGACTAGATCAAGTGAATCAGAACGGAATCTGGGCAAGAATTATTAAAAATGCGTTTGCACCTTTATTTATCGGTAAAGTTGATTTTGTAATCGGTAATCCACCTTGGGTAAATTATGAGCATTTACCTGCTGATTATCGCGATGCAATGGCTTCCATTTGGAATCGTTACGAGCTATTTCCTAAAGGTGGCTGGAAAGCTAGATTTGCTAAAGGCAATACAGATTTAGCGATGATTTTTACTTATTCAGCGATCGATAATTACTTAAAAGAAAATGGCAAATTAGGCTTTGTTTTAACTCAAAGTGTATTTCAATCTAGCTCGGCTAGTGGTTATCGAAGATTCAAAATACATATTAACAAAAAATTTAATATTCAATTAGTTGATGATATGAGCAGTTTTCAGCCGTTTGATGGTGCAACTAATAGAACTGCAATTTTAGTTTGTACTTTAGATCGTAAAGGTACTTCTTATCCAGTTCCTTATACTGTCTGGTATTTAAAAAATAGAGTTTCTATTTCTAGTGATAATTCGCTAGAAATAGCTCTCAAAAATACAGAGCGACAACAAAAAGTAGCCTATCCAATTACTGATGAACAAAGCCCTTGGATGGTTTTGCCTGAAGCTATTAGTAAAAAAACTATTGAAAAAATTCAAAAAGGGCAGCAAGAGTATAAAGCTTGGAAGGGATCAGATACTAGAGGTGGTAATGGGTTATTTTGGCTACAACCACTCCATAAAAAGATGAAGACTGTGATATGTAGAAACACTCCAGAATTTTCAAAAAAGAAACCGCCAGAAGTTACAGAAGCCTTCGATGCAGATTTGCTTTATCCCCTTTTGAAAGGGAAAGAAGTGTCAAAATGGCATACTCAACCAGAATATGCATTGCTGTACCCGCATAAAGGAGATAGTGCTATTCCAGAAAATGAAATGAAGCGTAAATATTCAAAGACCTATGCTTATTTTCATAAAATGCGAGAGTATTTAACTAAAAGAAAAATGTATGATCTTTCAAGAAGAGATCTAGCTTTTTATTCCTTGTTTGAGACAGGTGAATTTTTAGTCAAGCCTTATAAAGTGGTGTGGAAAGAAATATCCTCATACTTTTATTGTGCTGTACAGGGGGGATTTTCACATGAAATGTTAACTAATACAATTGTTATTCCCGATCACAAACTTGTGATTATCCCCTTTGAAGATTCGGTGGAAGCTCATTATGTTTGTGGATGTTTAAACTCTAGTCCCGCCAGATTTGTCGCTAGTACATATATTGTCAGCACACAAATTTCTACTCACATCCTCGAATATATTAAAGTTCCTAAATTTAGTGAAAATAATCCATTACATCTACAAATTGCAGAAATATCTGAGCAATGTCATGAACAAACTAGTAATAGGAATAGCGAACAAGTATTGAATTTAGAAGCAGATCTAGATAGATTTACGGCTAAACTTTGGAAACTTACTGATAAGGAATTAAAGGTAATTCAAGATGCTTTGGTAAATTCGCAGAAGTCTAAAAATACTAGGACAAAGATTATGGATGAAGATTAGGATGATTTAGCATATTTCTGAATGTGAGAATCGGTTAGAACTTGAGGAGAAGAAACAACGGTCATAAGGCGATCGCCTACGTTCTCTGATATAGCAATTCTTGCCCTAGTGAGGTATGCATGATTTTATTACAACCTATACTGAACAAGGTGCTTAAACCCCTTACCTGTACCTCATTAGTGTCGGGATTGCTATAAAAAACAAGAATTTGAAAAATCTCTCTCTGTTTAATCCAGAGTAAAATCGTCCCATCCCATTAAATAAAGAATATCTAAATAGGGCTTGATGAAAAAGTAATTAGGTAGCAGGAAGAAGGCAAGTAGAAAAAGCAGACCACAGGACAGGCAAGGCAGGAAATCGCCGAAATCGGTAAGAGATAGCAGAAAAGATAAAAAACGACTTCCCAAATTGAAAAATAAAGTACTGTCGGCAAAGCATAAACCAAGCAAAAAATAAAAAAGCAAGCTGCTTGAGCAGCGCCTCTAGATTCATTACCAAAAAGGTGATAGCGATCGCCGTTTCCGAAGTATTTACCAACTTGGTCATGACCCGATTTAAACTGAACCGTCGTTTAGCCTGACCAAACTTACCTTCAATTTGATTGCGAATCTTAGCATCGGCGAAGGTTTGC
This genomic stretch from Pseudanabaena galeata CCNP1313 harbors:
- the cobN gene encoding cobaltochelatase subunit CobN, producing the protein MHRIATISGGWNQSTDSVVFVDQQPAPIVIITAADTDIQTLAAATANLPEDFPQIRVVNVLQLQQQIAIDTYAEEVLASAKVIIVRLIGGQSYWSYGLEVVKETVANTGAVLIVLPGDERPDPSLTSHSTTSLTLVNQAWQYFIEAGVSNYQNLLKFIAKEFLEIAIAYQIPQSVPRIGIFDPPQPPLRKGGEFDPPQPPLRKGGEEFSSSPFLRGIEGDLGLVAILFYRAHYLSGNTGAIAALCESLRERNLKPLPIYVSSLKEPDVQAELIRYCLHESGQKVDVILNTTSFSLASLKTDTPQVDLWEALNVPVFQVIFSGGLKKTWANGTQGLNPRDMAMNVVLPEVDGRIITRAVSFKAMQGQNLALQTEVLTYEPVRSRINFVADLAAKWIKLKHTDVGDRKIALILANYPNRDGRLANGVGLDTPASCLEILKALRSSGYGVGEIPETSDELMKLLTTGVTNDRESFGMRQINQSLALEDYQNYFQNLPEPVQNGIQSRWNQPKCEKEFAIAGMQFGNIFVGIQPSRGYDLDPTLNYHAPDLEPTHDYMAFYHWVRDKFNAHAIAHIGKHGNLEWLPGKSVALSENCYPEAAFGAMPHFYPFIVNDPGEGSQAKRRSQAVILDHLTPPMTRAELYGGLQQLEGLIDEYYEAETLDPARLPMVRSRLTELIKQENLHQDLGISLDRLEDSLNTILTTADGYLCEIKEAQIRDGLHIFGLCPEGRQLRDLVVAIARNPTANRMGLTRAIAQDWGLDFDPLTADLGELLEPKSHPRLVNCRIIGDAVEVIEEYAAELVAQISEEIPPTPLAKGGKIAIEEIYISSKRSEVPLYKGDLGGSSGDFKMAKIPLVQVGKIAAELTWIRDRLLPSLYKTNQEITNLLRGLNGEYVPSGASGAPTRGRPEVLPTGRNFYSVDIRAVPTETAWDIGRKAADVLIETYTQEHGEYPQTLGLSIWGTSTMRTGGDDLAEALALLGVQPVWDGVSRRVVDFEILPLSILGRPRVDVTLRISGFFRDAFPNLIDLFDSAVNAVANLNEPADQNPLAAKVQAESAQWQREGLTTVQAEERSRYRVFGSKPSAYGAGLQGLIESQNWESEQDLARAYINWSAYAYTSKSEGKSAPEAFNQRLSNMQIVLQNQDNREHDILDSDDYYQFQGGMTAAIKSISGNAPEVYFGDNSRMAQPKVRKLSEEIARVYRSRVVNPKWIAGAMRHGYKGAFEMSATLDYLFAYDATTNCVSDFMYEGVAEAYIFNPEVQNFIKSSNPWALRDMSERLLEANQRGMWQDVSADMLDRLKAIANDAEGAIESQT
- a CDS encoding ShlB/FhaC/HecB family hemolysin secretion/activation protein gives rise to the protein MLELHGWLSEQKKTFTKKSIIFRAMVYTGLGLTSFVAFTLPILAQTDRANSLTPQIITPTLRSPSPQLPTQTPAPLPSPDELLNPSREPVTPQKEVPVTGTITVNRFEVLGSTVFTKAEIDQILSPFTKRPITFSELLKARSQVTDLYISRGYITSGAFIPTQNLQNGVVQIQVIEGGLEDIKVTGVERLSPDYVRSRMNIATGAPLNRDRLIQALQVLQINPLIASISAELSAGTRAGQNILEVRLKEAKSLEVQLSLDNNRAPSVGSLRRKVQISEANLTGLGDTLNIAYSNTDGSNSYDLSYMLPINPYNGSIAFAFNNGNSNVLEKPFNILDIYANSTSYDLTFRQPIEQTPSQEIAIGFTASYRESLTSLLKIPFPLSAGADDNGVTKTTVLRAFQEFTQRSSQSVISLRSQFSLGLGGVLGSNLNTTFPDSRFVSWRGQSQYVNLLAPDTFLLLRGDLQFGDRALLPSEQIGFGGQDTLRGYRQDVLLGDNGLNLSAEMRVPILRVPEWEGLLQLVPFIDAAAVWTSSGGANSSSNTLLGTGLGLRWRIGNTLDVRLDYGIPLISVPNSRNTAQENGLYFNLNFTGF
- a CDS encoding LexA family protein — protein: MPRGGKRQGAGRPVGTGKYNETTKAVRLPVSLADEILEALARDPQQVEPSTIVSSIFKTDNNNIKCRVPLYLNPVAAGFPAPTEDYIEGKIDLNHHLVKHPESTFLVRVVGDSMQDAGIHPRDLLVVDRALEPISGKVVIAVVNGELTVKRLRKHRNKLWLMPENPSFQPIEIDENVELHIWGVVTNVIHAL
- a CDS encoding Eco57I restriction-modification methylase domain-containing protein — its product is MSVENLLNDEYISRKAEEFTNNLRQSVAKAHNEEDIKIAAESQIRQLAKEANLELEAKYEFTVAKGRIDSAYDRVFIEYKNPKSSDRLSANPNDKGNKKVVEQIKSRFAGLKEDLGHPPESLFGVGCDGNYFIFVRYRNQQWDVQDPVEVNKYTSERFLRVLFNLGISGKPFVPEYLAQDFGSEGTVAQSGIKTLYETICNTDNPKAQTFFQQWKILFGQVCGYDVNIPSEKIIQLGEFYGIEGDHNTLKAPELLFSVHSYYALFIKLLAAEIVSLSQSFTTSPHKKMLRAATSKKLKQELEDLESGSIFKKLNIVNFLEGDLFAWYLWAWNEPIEELIREMVRKLDEYNPATLSEEPAKSRDLLKKLYQQLFPKSLRHDLGEYYTPDWLAEHTLNRLEYDGNPDQRLLDPSCGSGTFLVMTIAKIRHFYEEHREDCNFEEEELCQKILNNVIGFDLNPLAVMAARTNYLVAIRDLIRYVDRIEIPIYLCDSIMTPSEYGSGRLLTETGLAVDQIGSTKELKTAVANFYVPTEITTSCELVSKYAQALEDCVKNGNSQAEFIEYCQDEGLPIQAQHVHEGLYREMVRLDQVNQNGIWARIIKNAFAPLFIGKVDFVIGNPPWVNYEHLPADYRDAMASIWNRYELFPKGGWKARFAKGNTDLAMIFTYSAIDNYLKENGKLGFVLTQSVFQSSSASGYRRFKIHINKKFNIQLVDDMSSFQPFDGATNRTAILVCTLDRKGTSYPVPYTVWYLKNRVSISSDNSLEIALKNTERQQKVAYPITDEQSPWMVLPEAISKKTIEKIQKGQQEYKAWKGSDTRGGNGLFWLQPLHKKMKTVICRNTPEFSKKKPPEVTEAFDADLLYPLLKGKEVSKWHTQPEYALLYPHKGDSAIPENEMKRKYSKTYAYFHKMREYLTKRKMYDLSRRDLAFYSLFETGEFLVKPYKVVWKEISSYFYCAVQGGFSHEMLTNTIVIPDHKLVIIPFEDSVEAHYVCGCLNSSPARFVASTYIVSTQISTHILEYIKVPKFSENNPLHLQIAEISEQCHEQTSNRNSEQVLNLEADLDRFTAKLWKLTDKELKVIQDALVNSQKSKNTRTKIMDED